Proteins encoded within one genomic window of bacterium:
- a CDS encoding RnfABCDGE type electron transport complex subunit D, translated as MKKISWAPHIHSNETTGKIMLSVIIALIPPLIGAIWFFGLYSLKIIVVSIVSCVLSELLSQIIFKKKIRIFDGSAIITGILLAFVLPPRIPLWVVGFGGFLAIFLIKEIFGGIGFNIFNPALASRAILLACFPVFMTHWIQPFDYSIDAITTATPLTILKENFLQQLPSLWQMFIGIRAGCLGETSVLLLLLGAIFLLCRKVITLHIPVSYILTVAILSVIFKQNVAMQVMAGGLILGAFFMATDYVTSPITKKGKIIFGIGCGIITFLIRLKGSYPEGVCYSILFMNMLVPLIDKYTLPKKFGR; from the coding sequence ATGAAAAAAATAAGTTGGGCACCACATATACATAGCAATGAAACAACAGGCAAAATTATGTTATCTGTTATTATTGCCTTAATACCACCTTTAATTGGTGCTATATGGTTTTTTGGTTTATATTCATTGAAAATTATAGTTGTAAGTATTGTTTCCTGTGTTTTAAGTGAACTTTTAAGTCAAATTATTTTTAAGAAAAAAATAAGAATTTTTGATGGAAGTGCAATTATAACAGGAATTTTACTTGCTTTTGTTTTGCCACCAAGAATACCTTTATGGGTGGTTGGATTTGGTGGCTTTCTTGCAATTTTTCTTATAAAAGAAATTTTTGGTGGAATTGGATTTAATATATTTAATCCTGCTCTTGCATCAAGGGCAATACTCCTCGCGTGTTTTCCTGTTTTTATGACTCACTGGATACAACCATTTGACTATTCAATAGATGCAATAACGACTGCAACTCCTCTTACAATATTAAAAGAAAATTTCTTACAACAATTACCTTCATTATGGCAAATGTTTATTGGAATAAGGGCAGGGTGTTTGGGAGAAACAAGTGTTTTACTTCTTTTATTAGGGGCAATTTTTTTGCTTTGTAGAAAAGTAATAACATTGCATATTCCAGTTTCATATATCTTAACTGTTGCAATTCTTTCGGTAATTTTCAAACAAAATGTTGCAATGCAGGTTATGGCAGGAGGACTTATTCTTGGTGCTTTTTTTATGGCAACTGACTATGTTACCTCCCCTATAACAAAAAAGGGTAAAATAATATTCGGTATTGGATGTGGAATTATAACTTTTCTTATACGACTGAAAGGAAGTTATCCAGAGGGAGTATGTTATTCAATTTTGTTTATGAATATGCTTGTTCCTTTAATTGATAAATATACTCTACCGAAGAAATTTGGAAGGTAA